A section of the Phycodurus eques isolate BA_2022a chromosome 4, UOR_Pequ_1.1, whole genome shotgun sequence genome encodes:
- the hpn gene encoding serine protease hepsin, whose amino-acid sequence MNAEKVVKEGKMGNRGISLTCVVTPCRLMWVCVVLMTLGAIGAAVWAIVTYCSVEEDAGYYDVQVNSADQHLRVFDSTQKRWRQVCSSSANELLAIVSCEEVGFVSVVNYSITSVQDVGGDGGDFFCVSTEKLTYGKKIKDSLFPCDCESKEVLTLLCQDCGRRNFAEDRIVGGVDARQGIWPWQVSLQYDGVHQCGGSIISDRWVVSAAHCFPKRNGFVSHWRVLMGSIYNKPANANVAEVKTIVYHSSYLPFVDDNVDDNSRDIAVLALAKPIIFTEYIQPICLPAYGQRLIDGQMGTVIGWGSLGYSGHQTYVLQEANVPIISDAMCNAPDYYDNQITASMFCAGFEKGGVDACQGDSGGPFMAEDRLSKTSRYRLLGVVSWGKECATPKRPGVYTRVSRFLPWLSTAMRNYNNSPGIHKMART is encoded by the exons ATGAATGCTGAAAAAGTCGTAAAAGAGGGGAAGATGG ggaACCGGGGGATCTCGCTCACCTGTGTAGTAACCCCTTGCCGGCtgatgtgggtgtgtgtggtgCTGATGACTTTGGGAGCCATTGGCGCAGCAGTCTGGGCCATAG TTACGTATTGCTCTGTGGAGGAAGACGCAGGATACTACGATG TCCAAGTAAATTCTGCTGACCAACATCTCAGAGTCTTCGACTCCACTCAGAAGAGGTGGCGTCAGGTCTGTTCCTCCTCAGCCAATGAGCTGCTGGCTATTGTCAGCTGCGAGGAAGTTGGCTTTGTCAG CGTGGTGAATTACTCCATCACGTCTGTGCAAGACGTCGGCGGTGACGGTGGAGACTTCTTCTGTGTCAGCACTGAAAAGCTGACCTACGGCAAGAAAATCAAAGACTCTTTGTTCCCATG CGACTGTGAGAGCAAGGAGGTTCTCACATTGTTGTGCCAAG ACTGCGGCAGGCGCAATTTTGCAGAAGACCGTATAGTTGGTGGCGTGGATGCGAGGCAGGGCATCTGGCCATGGCAGGTCAGCCTGCAGTATGATGGAGTTCATCAGTGTGGAGGTTCCATCATTTCAGACCGCTGGGTTGTCTCTGCAGCTCACTGCTTCCCCAA gCGTAATGGCTTTGTTAGTCACTGGCGTGTGTTGATGGGCTCCATCTACAACAAACCAGCCAATGCCAATGTGGCGGAAGTGAAAACTATCGTTTACCACAGCAGCTACCTGCCCTTTGTGGACGACAACGTTGACGACAACAGCAGGGACATTGCTGTACTGGCCCTCGCCAAGCCCATCATCTTCACTG AATACATCCAACCCATTTGCCTGCCAGCGTACGGCCAGAGACTGATAGACGGGCAGATGGGCACAGTGATAGGCTGGGGGAGCTTAGGATACTCTG GTCATCAAACATATGTTCTACAAGAAGCGAACGTCCCCATCATCAGTGATGCGATGTGTAATGCGCCCGATTACTATGACAACCAGATCACTGCCAGTATGTTCTGCGCTGGCTTTGAGAAGGGAGGTGTGGATGCCTGCCag GGAGACAGCGGCGGCCCCTTTATGGCAGAGGACCGCTTGTCCAAAACCAGCCGATACCGTTTGCTGGGGGTGGTGAGCTGGGGAAAAGAATGTGCCACGCCCAAGAGGCCTGGTGTGTACACCAGGGTGTCCCGATTTCTGCCCTGGTTGTCGACTGCCATGAGG AACTATAACAACTCACCAGGGATTCACAAAATGGCACGGACATGA